The following are encoded together in the Strongyloides ratti genome assembly S_ratti_ED321, chromosome : 2 genome:
- a CDS encoding Protein lethal(2)essential for life gives MYPFFNVNGYSNDSSYRNHLIEKETVHFTFSNIQPYEIPKLIESCPEIINNDKEFKIEMDVSLFSSDDLKVTIKDKFLQVDGYHKEKNDNYGTIQRSFTRKYLLPSDVDTENIVSKLTNDGVLTIEAKAANVSFGTTFEFHECF, from the exons atgtatccattttttaatgttaatggATATTCTAATGATTCAAGTTATCGAAAtcatttaatagaaaaagaaacagttcattttactttttctaatattcAACCTTATGAGATACCAAAACTTATAGAATCATGTCCAGagattattaataatgataaagaatttaaaattgaaatggATGTTTCACTTTTTTCTTCAGATGATTTAAAAGTTactattaaagataaatttctTCAAGTTGATGGATAtcataaagaaaaaaatgataattatggaact attcaAAGATCATTTACTCGAAAATACCTTCTTCCATCAGATGTTGATACAGAGAATATTGTTAGTAAACTTACAAATGATGGTGTACTTACTATTGAAg CAAAAGCTGCAAATGTTTCATTTGGTACAACATTTGAATTTCATGAGTGTTTTTAG
- a CDS encoding Protein lethal(2)essential for life, protein MADRWMSPFSRDPFFSPFSGMRRFFDEMDRAMMENRYWVNKSLTETHKFAEPCPEVINNDKEFRIKMDVSHFAPNELKVTVKDNFLQVEGKHEEKSDNYGTIQRMFVRKYGLPEGLKEENVTSELSKEGILTVGGSKLAIEADKAKNVPITYK, encoded by the exons ATGGCTGACCGTTGGATGAGCCCATTTTCTCGTGATCCATTTTTTTCACCATTTAGTGGTATGAGAAGATTTTTTGATGAAATGGATAGAGCAATGATGGAGAATCGTTATTGGGTAAATAAATCTCTTACTGAAACTCATAAATTTGCTGAACCATGCCCAGaagttattaataatgataaagagTTTAGAATTAAAATGGATGTTTCTCATTTTGCTCCAAATGAATTAAAAGTAACtgttaaagataattttctTCAAGTTGAAGGAAAACACGAAGAAAAAAGTGATAATTATGGAACA attcaAAGAATGTTCGTCCGAAAATATGGACTTCCTGAAGGTCTTAAAGAAGAAAATGTAACTAGTGAACTTTCCAAAGAAGGTATTTTAACTGTTGGAGGTTCCAAACTTGCTATTGAGGCTGACAAAGCTAAAAATGTACCAATAACATacaagtaa
- a CDS encoding DNA-directed primase/polymerase protein encodes MNSIDKEVKLHFQTYYYQKEALNNFMKDKKNLRVFSYENPTTKCLGSRKYITTNLSKFASWYLTTKKEIRNFYEIITIDTPCRLYFDIEYSKELNTIANSIELFNDFSNFVKDSLKSEYNIDININESFLVLDSSTSTKFSLHIIIHLPDNKLFLNNIEMKNFTDYLYLSMLENNIALIYNGKINNIGEKLKVPIFDNCVYTKNRNFRLYLSCKLGKNIHLKLADWCQFYKCKNINNPTDFQIFFDSLCVPKFFDNYETLPKYKINKEVLDIKTSKVRSNFGGLFYNTLKITNDFCIYLKNGYGRTSMFPLLEEYIIEKNKQYSENVDIRAWDIIKIKNNGKLKLIFHIKNCRYCSNIGREHKSNNIFWEVYFDPILICHQKCFDRECQGRYSIGYQIPTNVTEEVIKSLTEMELYQIPFDSFADSFWNLERDNVSLLDNEKIRKRSFIDDIDNNLQSEKHLIKLDNTDKSIENVQETSFNEDDDNFIVVDSKIPDKSTEYLNFIISTQQLRYKNSFEFSQKNLSEEENSYKILVNQKSNYNNISKSSLTQFNRSEDFMTDDESNDNLKHLTSLNASECDKFNECFINSTVSSSTDNSSDVLEEINLLIKDNQKNICILNEYGEIETVLESPLSTSEINSPINNDNNIKKNQETETNTNFIETNESPGQSYCYGIPKTFKEIHSINKKFGSSEKCKSPFKSPVIKRKGKKMDIKKIKKNIFSIP; translated from the exons atgaATTCAATTGACAAAGAagtaaaattacattttcaaacgtattattatcaaaaagaagcattgaataattttatgaaagataaaaaaaatcttcgAGTATTTTCTTATGAAAATCCAACAACAAAATGTTTag GTAgcagaaaatatattacaacaaatttatctaaatttGCTTCATGGTACctaacaacaaaaaaagaaataagaaatttttatgaaattattACTATAGATACTCCATGTAGgctatattttgatatagaATATTCAAAAGAATTGAATACTATTGCAAATTcaattgaattatttaatgatttttctaattttgttaaagatTCTCTAAAATCTGAATATAatatagatataaatattaatgaatctTTTCTTGTTCTTGATTCATCAACATCaacaaaattttctttacatattattattcatctaccagataataaattatttctaaataatattgaaatgaAGAATTTTACTGATTACCTTTATTTAAGTAtgttagaaaataatattgctcttatttataatggtaaaattaataatattggtgaaaaattaaaagttccaatatttgataattgtgtatatacaaaaaatcgAAATTTTAGACTTTATTTAAGTTGTAAACTGggtaaaaatattcatcttAAATTAGCTGATTGGTgtcaattttataaatgtaaaaatattaataatcctactgattttcaaatattttttgattcttTATGTGTACCAAAATTTTTTGACAATTATGAAACACTtccaaaatataaaattaataaagaagTTTTAGATATTAAAACATCAAAAGTTAGATCAAATTTTGGTGGATTATTCtataatacattaaaaattactaatgatttttgtatatatttaaaaaatggttATGGAAGAACTTCTATGTTTCCTTTGTTAGAGgaatatattattgaaaaaaataaacaatattcTGAAAATGTTGATATTCGTGCATgggatataataaaaataaaaaataatggaaaattaaaactcatatttcatataaaaaattgtagaTATTGTTCTAATATTGGTAGAGAacataaaagtaataatatattttgggAGGTCTATTTTGATCCTATTTTAATATGCCATCAGAAATGTTTTGATAGAGAATGTCAGGGACGTTATTCAATTGGATATCAGATACCAACAAATGTAACTGAAGAAgtaattaaaagtttaactGAAATGGAATTATATCAAATCCCATTTGATAGTTTTGCTGACTCATTTTGGAATTTAGAAAGAGATAATGTTTCTTTActtgataatgaaaaaattaggAAAAGAAGTTTCATAGATGatatagataataatttacaatcagaaaaacatttaataaaattagataaTACAGATAAATCTATTGAAAACGTTCAAGAAACTTCATTCAATGAAGATGATGATAACTTTATTGTTGTTGATAGTAAAATACCAGACAAATCTACagaatatttaaactttattatttctacCCAGCaattaagatataaaaacaGTTTTGAATTTTCACAAAAAAATCTATCAGAAGAAGAAaattcttataaaattttagttaatcaaaaatcaaactataataatatttctaaatctTCATTAACACAATTTAATAGAAGTGAAGATTTTATGACAGATGACGAATCTAATGACAATTTGAAACATCTAACTTCATTAAATGCATCAGAAtgtgataaatttaatgaatgtTTCATTAATTCAACAGTTTCTTCATCTACAGATAACTCTTCAGATGTTTTAGAAGAAATTAATTTACTGATAAAAGacaatcaaaaaaatatatgtattctCAATGAATATGGTGAAATTGAGACAGTTTTAGAATCACCATTAAGTACTAGTGAAATTAATTCTCCCATCAACAATGacaataacataaaaaaaaaccaagAAACTGAAACAAATACTAATTTTATAGAAACAAATGAAAGTCCAGGGCAAAGTTATTGTTATGGAATAccaaaaacatttaaagaaatccattctattaataaaaaatttggtaGCTCAGAAAAATGTAAATCTCCATTTAAATCTCCtgtaattaaaagaaaaggaaaaaaaatggatataaaaaaaataaaaaaaaatattttttcaattccatga
- a CDS encoding Probable dimethyladenosine transferase, translated as MGKVKVTKAKSNDGVRQALPFNTSHGQHILKNPGIVNAIVEKAVVKPTDVVMEIGPGTALEIDPRMVDEVKKRVQGTPLQNKLEVIRGDSIKTLWPTFDLCITNLPYQISSPFVFKLLLHRPLCRHAVVMFQKEFADRLVAKPGSKLYCRLSVNVQMLAKVEHLMKVKRSEFRPPPKVDSAVVRIEPKNPPPPINYTEWDGMLRIIFGRKNKTLSAIFRQTQVIELLEKNYKEFCSLENKQIDENFDMKSYVEKILKDNNFAEKRSRTMTIEQFLMLQLVFNKAGIHFK; from the exons atgGGTAAAGTAAAAGTAACAAAGGCAAAAAGTAATGATGGTGTTAGGCAAG CACTTCCTTTTAATACATCACATGGAcaacatattttaaagaatccAGGTATAGTAAATGCAATTGTCGAAAAA GCTGTTGTTAAACCAACAGATGTAGTAATGGAAATAGGACCTGGTACTG CATTAGAAATTGATCCTCGAATGGTTGATGAAGTAAAAAAACGTGTTCAAGGAACACCacttcaaaataaattagaagTAATACGAGGTGATagtataaaaacattatggCCTACATTTGATTTATGTATAACAAATTTACCATATCAAATATCTTCACCatttgtatttaaattattgttacATCGACCATTATGTAGGCATGCTGTTGTGATGTTTCAAAAAGAATTTGCAGATAGACTTGTAGCTAAACCAGGAAGTAAATTATATTGTAGGCTTTCTGTAAATGTACAAATGCTTGCAAAAGTAGAACATTTAATGAAAGTTAAAAGATCTGAATTTAGACCACCACCAAAAGTTGATTCTGCCGTTGTTAGAATTGAACCAAAAAATCCACCTCCTCCAATTAATTATACAGAATGGGATGGAATgttaagaataatttttggtcgaaaaaataaaacattatcaGCCATTTTTAGGCAAACACAAGTAATTGagttattagaaaaaaattataaagaattttgtagtttagaaaataaacaaatagatgaaaattttgatatgAAAAGTTatgtagaaaaaattttgaaagatAATAACTTTGCAGAAAAAAGATCAAGAACAATGACTATAGAACAATTTCTTATGCTTCAacttgtttttaataaagcaggaattcattttaaataa
- a CDS encoding Probable phosphomannomutase produces the protein MVHTCEMIFLFDLDGTLTEPKKTIKPEHWKFWKEISKTHTLGLVGSSGINNILKQMNVSEEELSTIFPYIFSENGLDGRINGHPIPKQSLLKFLGEEKYQNLVNYVLNMFSEIKLPKKRSHFIDLRHGLVNISPIGRDCTYQEREEFMEYDKKNNIRTNIVNRLKENFQHYGLDFVLGGQISIDIFPNGWDKRFCLNYLEGKFSKIYFFGDKTFPGGNDYGICSDDRTIAHTVTGPIDTILQVQKIINNIYLQ, from the exons atggTTCATACATGTGAAAtgatatttctttttgatcTCGATGGTACTTTAACTGAACctaaaaaaactattaaacCAGAACATTGGAAATTTTGGAAAGAAATTTCTAAAACACATACATTGGGACTTGTTGGCTCTTCTGGtatcaacaatattttaaaacaaatgaaTGTTTCTGAAGAAGAAT tatcaACAATATTTCCCTATATTTTTAGTGAAAATGGTTTGGATGGTAGAATAAATGGTCATCCAATACCAAAACAATCATTACTTAAGTTTTTAGGTGAAGAAAAGTATCAAAATCTTGtaaattatgttttaaatatgttttcTGAGATTaaattaccaaaaaaaagGAGTCATTTTATAGACCTTCGTCATGGTTTGGTTAATATTTCACCTATTGGAAGAGATTGTACTTATCAGGAAAGAGAAGAATTTATGgaatatgataagaaaaataatattcgtactaatattgttaatcgtttgaaagaaaattttcaacATTATGGTTTAGACTTTGTTCTTGGTGGTCAAATATCAATAGATATTTTTCCTAATGGATGGGACAAACGTTTTTGTCTTAATTATTTAGAAggaaaattttcaaaaatatatttttttggtGATAAAACATTTCCAGGTGGTAATGATTATGGTATATGTTCTGATGATAGAACAATCGCCCACACTGTTACTGGTCCCATTGATACAATACTACAagtacaaaaaattattaataacatttatttacaataa
- a CDS encoding PAN-1 domain and Apple-like domain-containing protein, with amino-acid sequence MFCQFQILLLTIIITSSKQYFDKFFIIQNGNLVKGEILEYFFTNNLNECLKKCKNDENCYGINFVHGFKEDIICLLMAKEGSTNGNNDYLPVESSVIYSGEAIFLKQKDTSFDQNISWIYEKISNLDISHQSHIIQIESTYSLEGCLSLCHKNPTCLSVIFNKNSFLCKLSKTNLQTLGKNTDIFYKNINWNVYQKNCPKKIFYKNSCTFQQIHNISIENNFIEKLINISNIISCENLCLQRKEYTCQSYTYEKTSKNCYLSQNLIRTINEKKINNNLIDFISGEIINCMNFDIKCSSNGMMLNILSSHIFTGNITIENNELIENNLCKKIIIEKYKFSIFYQFDNCNFIKRKNNYGYEYINTFFIKEDSTKFITIRDKIISVKCTFKNMVFEYINNELNMNDNIFNDKNNVTGIKTLSLQQPVNQMFILTVYHNNGSIADNIKSHDNIYITINGYENFEVRNLKIIEIESGRNIQIINEFGDISSDIKNNAIFLYNKNNNKFILNISNILISKISQTQQIVIETLIYKCKYNMCKNVPYNRKNFHKNVYISSSGRNVSIEEELYYLRNNGRLFFIKEINYPIKKESSIISAVLWNDIIAKLLQYFVGFLFILSIVYSMYYIIVKVLKYKEIFFIIYQRQVDEKDKEIERENVNE; translated from the exons atgttttgtcaatttcaaatacttttattaacaattattattacttcttctaaacaatattttgataaattttttataattcaaaATGGTAATTTAGTTAAAGGAgaaattttagaatatttttttactaataacCTTAATGAATGCCtgaaaaaatgtaaaaatgatgaaaattGTTATGGAATAAACTTTGTTCATGGTTTTAAAGAAGATAttatatgtttattaatGGCAAAAGAAGGTTCTACAAATGGaaataatgattatttaCCAGTTGAAAGTAGTGTTATTTACTCTGGAGaagcaatatttttaaaacaaaaagataCATCTTTTGATCAAAATATATCTTGGATATATGAAAAGATATCAAATTTAGATATTTCCCATCAATCACATATCATTCAAATTGAATCAACATATTCATTAGAAGGTTGTTTATCATTATGCCACAAAAATCCCACATGTTTAtcagttatttttaataaaaattcatttttatgtaaaCTTAGTAAAACGAATTTACAAACATTAGGAAAAAATACtgatatcttttataaaaacataaattggaatgtatatcaaaaaaattgtcCTAAAA aaatattttataaaaattcatgTACCTTTCAACAGATTCATAATATATcgatagaaaataattttatcgaaaaattaataaatatctcaaatattatatcatgTGAAAATTTATGTTTACAAAGAAAAGAATATACTTGTCAATCATATACTTATGAAAAAACatcaaaaaattgttatttatcacaaaatttaattcgaacaataaatgaaaaaaaaattaataataatttaattgattttaTCAGTggagaaataataaattgtatgaattttgatattaaatgTTCAAGTAATGGAAtgatgttaaatattttatcatcacATATATTTACAGGAAATATtacaattgaaaataatgaattaattgaaaataatttatgtaaaaaaattattatagaaaagtataaattttcaattttttatcaatttgataattgtaattttataaaaagaaaaaataattatggttatgaatatataaatacattttttattaaagaggattcaacaaaatttataacaattagggataaaataatatctgtaaaatgtacttttaaaaatatggtctttgaatatataaataatgaacTAAATAtgaatgataatatatttaatgataaaaacaaTGTTACTggaataaaaacattatcatTACAACAACCTGTAAATCAAATGTTTATTCTAACtgtttatcataataatGGTAGTATTgctgataatattaaaagtcatgataatatttatattactattaatGGTTATGAAAACTTTGAGgtaagaaatttaaaaattattgaaatagAAAGTGGTAGAAatatacaaattattaatgaatttGGTGATATATCTtctgatataaaaaataatgctatatttttatataataaaaataataataagtttatacttaatatatcaaatatcttaatttcaaaaatatctCAAACACAACAAATTGTAATTGAAACATTAATATacaaatgtaaatataatatgtgTAAAAATGTACcatataatagaaaaaattttcataaaaatgtttatatatcaTCATCAGGTAGAAATGTTAGCATAGAAGAAgagttatattatttacgAAATAATGGAAGattattctttataaaagaaataaattatccaataaaaaaagaatcatCTATTATATCAGCTGTTTTATGGAATGATATCATTGCGAAACtattacaatattttgtTGGGTTTCTTTTCATCCTATCAATAGTCTATTCTATGTATTACATCATCGTTAAAGtactaaaatataaagaa attttttttattatttaccaACGGCAAGTTGATGAAAAAGACAAGGAGATAGAGAGAGAAAATgttaatgaataa
- a CDS encoding Cyclin-H, with translation MYSTSTQKKNWTFSSKEELIAKKKLASEEYYKAYLPTLNEEEKEELLFTIEEQTKYATIIGDFCLDFSDNFLPQFWPTVPWTAFMYYRRFYIKHTIMEYPPKHILLASFYLATKVVEFNVSAEQFVQNCRSGDPDENIKIILTNEPVIMQAMNYNLTIHCPFSAFNGHLLDMEIRMMLNFDVESLRELGNIFFRRCLYTDVGLLYPPSQIALAALKYAFIKKGQNEDIVKEYLSKLLKIDAWNSEPASVLIFEKLLLRIDEIIKFVKTEYSSCNKDGFRELMEKMAKWNARSQVLNVNSESEESEDSDDD, from the exons atgtattcTACAAGTACACAAAAAAAGAATTGGACATTTTCTTCAAAAGAAGAACttattgcaaaaaaaaaattagctAGTGAGGAATATTATAAAGCTTACCTTCCAACATTAAACGAAGAGGAAAAGGAGGAATTATTATTTACGATTGAAGAACAAACAAAATATGCTACAATAATTGGTGACTTTTGTTTaga tttttcaGATAATTTTCTTCCTCAATTTTGGCCTACAGTACCATGGACTGCTTTTATGTATTATCGTCGTTTCTACATTAAACATACTATTATGGAGTACCCAccaaaacatattttattggCATCATTTTATCTTGCTACTAAGGTTGTTGAATTTAATGTTTCTGCGGAACAATTTGTTCAAAATTGTCGAAGTGGTGATCctgatgaaaatattaaaataattttgacaAATGAACCAGTAATTATGCAAGCAATGAATTATAACTTAACAATTCATTGCCCATTTTCTGCTTTTAATGGACATCTTCTTGATATGGAAATTAGGATGATGTTAAATTTTGATGTTGAAAGTCTTCGTGAATTaggaaatatattttttaggaGATGTTTATATACTGATGTTGGCCTTCTTTATCCACCTAGTCAAATTGCATTAGCAGCATTAAAATATGCTTTTATTAAGAAAGGTCAAAATGAAGATATAGTAAAGGAGTATTTAAGTAAACTTCTTAAAATTGATGCCTGGAATAGTGAACCAGCTAGTGTacttatttttgaaaaattactTTTGCGTATTGATGAAATTATCAAGTTTGTAAAGACTGAGTATAGTAGTTGTAATAAAGATGGATTCAGAGAGCTTATGGAAAAAATGGCTAAATGGAACGCTAGATCTCAagttttaaatgttaattctGAATCAGAGGAGTCTGAAGATAGTGATgatgattaa
- a CDS encoding Elongator complex protein 4: MNVLRNPLADINHGTQIPGLKQKFRTYDISSGLESFDALFGGSIPCSSIIALEENNSSEYSEILVKYSIGEGISHGHKIFIASSDGQNLQNLKNGLLDKIPGISKCKEDNKDVNEKMPTHDDRMQIAWRYHSLNQIDSSLAKSHRLDIHDTMAEEEVVGGDIIGYVSENPTYQELWNFLKHNILKNEVIKNRKGACRIIIDKLGSYADTTDNLIKFLRLLQMYTRGLHCLIYLTYNGDVLEKNMLDAILDISNAVFSLIAYEHTRGLFDKFNGRLLIKKLPCITSVSPFKPRSVDLVFQKHKRYLEIRVFHLPPSLGVEDDIGAKKDNSVSIKRKHPTGNRCTMIEDEF; encoded by the coding sequence ATGAATGTTTTAAGGAATCCATTAGCTGATATTAATCACGGTACACAAATACCTGGATTAAAACAAAAGTTTCGAACTTATGATATATCTTCTGGTTTAGAATCTTTTGATGCATTATTTGGTGGTTCTATACCTTGTAGTAGTATTATTGCattagaagaaaataattcatCAGAGTACTCTGAAATACTAGTTAAATATTCAATTGGTGAAGGAATTTCTCATggtcataaaatttttattgcttCATCTGATGGgcaaaatttacaaaatttaaaaaatggttTACTTGACAAGATACCAGGAATATCAAAATGTAAAGAAGATAACAAAGatgttaatgaaaaaatgcCAACACATGATGATAGAATGCAAATTGCTTGGAGATATCATTCTCTAAATCAAATTGATAGTTCATTAGCTAAAAGCCATCGTTTAGATATTCATGATACAATGGCAGAAGAAGAAGTTGTAGGAGGAGATATTATTGGATATGTTTCTGAAAATCCAACATATCAAGAATTAtggaattttttaaaacataatattcttaaaaatgaagttattaaaaataggaAAGGGGCATGTCGaataattattgataaacTAGGTTCATATGCTGACACAACggataatttgataaaatttcttaGACTTCTTCAAATGTATACAAGAGGTCTTCATTGTCTTATCTATTTAACATATAATGGAGatgttttagaaaaaaatatgttagaTGCAATTTTAGATATTTCAAATGCTGTATTTTCACTTATTGCCTATGAACATACACGTggtttatttgataaatttaatggaagattactaataaaaaaacttccATGTATAACATCAGTTAGTCCTTTTAAACCCCGTAGTGTTGATCTTGTTTTTCAAAAACACAAAAGATACCTGGAAATTAGAGTTTTCCATCTTCCACCTTCACTTGGTGTTGAAGATGATATTGGTGCAAAAAAGGATAATTCAGTTagtattaaaagaaaacatCCAACTGGCAATAGATGTACTATGATTGAAGATgaattttga
- a CDS encoding Mitochondrial ribosome-associated GTPase 1: MLKHVFGIRKLSDYVLPKIREQFVIPPGYDFKTWFPLHMSVQLSKMEGKLRSVDMIIEVHDARIPITGRNKEFYEKLYAVRPHMLVLNKMDLIDLKSYKEPIENYYREIGIKNIVWTDCKRKISKALADVKTMMLELLRNESRFNREVKTEYQVMVVGIPNVGKSSLINSLRSNTMGVKHNAVNEGARPGVTVRVQNRVRIMDKPRVYILDTPGVLNPKIKDIESSMKLGLSDYLLYFLNRTGDYSYVDLLKLKQPTDNINEVLFQICKSNNYIKEAYMGKEREKVWDIERAAKLFLNLYRTNKYFDHCLDKEILIDYKY, translated from the exons atgttaaaacaTGTTTTTGGAATCAGAAAATTGTCAGATTATGTACTTCCTAAAATTAGAGAACAATTTGTTATTCCACCAGGAtatgattttaaaacatGGTTTCCTTTGCATATGTCAGTACAATTAAGTAAAATGGAAGGTAAATTAAGGAGTGTAGATATGATAATTGAAGTACATGATGCTAGAATACCTATAACTGGACgaaataaagaattttatgaaaaattatatgctGTTAGACCTCATATGTTAGTTCTTAATAAAATGGATTTAATTGATTTGAAAAGTTACAAAGAACCTATTGAAAATTACTATAGAGAGATtggaattaaaaatattgtatggACAGattgtaaaagaaaaattagtAAAGCATTAGCTGATGTCAAAACAATGATGCTTGAATTATTACGAAATGAATCTAGGTTTAATCGCGAAGTTAAAACAGAGTATCAGGTTATGGTTGTTGGAATTCCAAATGTAGGTAAAAGTTCTTTAATTAATTCATTGAGATCAAATACAATGGGTGTCAAACATAATGCTGTTAATGAAGGAGCTAGACCAGGAGTTACAGTAAGAGTTCAAAATAGAGTTAGAATAATGGATAAACCAAGagtttatattttagataCCCCTGGTGTTTTAAATCCTAAGATTAAAGATATTGAAAGTAGTATGAAATTAGGTTTat cCGACTATTTACTTTATTTCTTAAACag aaccGGTGATTATTCTTATGTAGatttactaaaattaaaacaaccaactgataatataaatgaggttctttttcaaatatgtaaatcaaacaattatataaaagaagcATATATGGGTAAAGAACGTGAAAAAGTATGGGATATAGAAAGAGCAgcaaaactttttttgaaCTTATACcgaacaaataaatattttgatcaTTGTTtagataaagaaattttaattgattataaatattga